A DNA window from Camelina sativa cultivar DH55 chromosome 13, Cs, whole genome shotgun sequence contains the following coding sequences:
- the LOC104735249 gene encoding uncharacterized protein LOC104735249 produces the protein MMSKSLLNSCFPIIRRRQGIVTLVFFEQGSTKTLCGFKKHVAGEIMFEFPDQIVCHADSFFIGRQVPALAMDDYLIPGETYFVLPIERFAYRILTTSSLSIFNSNLENVRSGTPPLNFTAPSSPPPFEYSQGPNGKILIKVSPDFILSRMCKNRNSREEEEEAITCGESSSICNSPELKKQYDQLVGTREHMWSPNLQTISEHKIRVSPLRFFSLNRKQEEVN, from the coding sequence atgatgagcAAATCTCTACTCAATTCTTGTTTTCCTATCATCCGTAGACGCCAAGGAATAGTCACGCTCGTTTTCTTTGAGCAAGGATCAACCAAAACCCTATGTGGCTTCAAGAAACATGTTGCTGGAGAAATCATGTTTGAGTTTCCTGATCAAATTGTGTGCCATGCAGATTCTTTCTTCATCGGTCGTCAGGTTCCAGCTTTAGCCATGGACGACTATCTTATCCCAGGTGAAACCTATTTCGTCTTGCCCATCGAACGTTTTGCATACAGAATCTTAACCACTTCGTCTCTCTCAATCTTCAACTCTAATCTTGAAAACGTTCGGTCGGGTACTCCTCCGTTGAATTTCACGGCGCCGTCGAGTCCACCACCGTTTGAATATTCTCAGGGACCAAACGGGAAGATTCTGATTAAAGTTTCTCCGGATTTTATACTTAGTCGTATGTGTAAAAACAGAAacagcagagaagaagaagaagaagcaataaCTTGCGGTGAAAGCAGTTCGATTTGTAATTCTCCCGAGTTAAAGAAGCAATATGATCAGCTTGTTGGAACGAGAGAGCACATGTGGTCACCGAATTTGCAGACGATATCCGAACATAAGATTAGGGTTTCTCCATTAAGGTTCTTCAGTCTTAATCGGAAGCAAGAAGAAGTGAATTGA